One window from the genome of Sphaerotilus microaerophilus encodes:
- the rpsF gene encoding 30S ribosomal protein S6: MRHYEIVLLVHPDQSEQVPAMLERYKGLVTAAGGKVHRVEDWGRMQLAYLINKLAKAHYLCVNIECSKETLAEIETGFRFNDAVLRHLTVRRDKAETGPSSMMKRVEKEEARKSSQQQEASA, encoded by the coding sequence ATGCGTCACTACGAAATCGTGCTGCTGGTCCACCCGGACCAGAGCGAACAGGTTCCAGCCATGCTGGAGCGCTACAAGGGTCTGGTCACGGCGGCGGGCGGCAAGGTCCATCGCGTGGAAGACTGGGGCCGCATGCAGCTGGCCTACCTGATCAACAAGCTGGCGAAGGCGCACTACCTGTGCGTCAACATCGAGTGCAGCAAGGAAACCCTGGCTGAAATCGAGACCGGCTTCCGCTTCAACGATGCCGTGCTGCGTCACCTGACGGTGCGCCGCGACAAGGCCGAGACCGGCCCGTCGTCGATGATGAAGCGCGTCGAGAAGGAAGAGGCCCGCAAGTCCTCCCAGCAGCAGGAGGCGAGCGCCTGA